The following is a genomic window from Ethanoligenens harbinense YUAN-3.
GCACCGAGGCCCAGGACTGGGCGGAAATGCTCTACCGCATGTATACCCGCTGGGCCGAGCGGCACGGCTTCAACGTGCAGGTGCTCGACTACCTCGACGGTGAAGAGGCCGGCCTGAAAAGCGCCTCCGTGCTCATTGAGGGGCTCAACGCCTACGGCTACCTCAAATCGGAGATCGGCGTACACCGCCTGGTGCGCGTCTCGCCGTTTGACTCGTCCGGCAGACGACACACATCTTTCGCCTCGGTGGAGGTCATGCCCGAGATCGACGACAGCATCGAGGTGGATATCCGCCCCGAGGACATCAAGATGGATGTGTTCCGCAGCAGCGGCGCCGGCGGCCAGCACATCAACAAAACGTCCTCCGCCGTGCGGCTCACCCACCTGCCCACCGGCATTGTGGTGTCCTGCCAGAACGAGCGCAGCCAGCACCAGAACCGCGAAATGGCCATGCGCATGCTCAAATCCAAACTCGTCGAGATCAAGGAACGCGAGCATTACGATAAAATTGAAGACATTAAAGGTGTGCAGAAGGAGATCGCCTGGGGTTCCCAGATCCGCTCCTATGTCTTCATGCCCTACACGCTGGTGAAAGACCACCGCACAAGCTTTGAATCCGGCAACATCGGCGCGGTGATGGACGGCGATCTCGACGGCTTCATCAACGCCTACCTCAAAGCCGTGTCGCTCGGCCAGGTGGAAAGCAACAAGTAAAAATCATTTTTGCGATTTTTTGTTTTTTTCGGAAAGCGCGCAAAAAATTGCCGCGTGTATCCCGCGCGGCGCGGCGCAAACTAGAACTGCGCCGCAACCGCGGTGCAAAATCACTGAAAATGTGAACAGGGGGTCTTGGAAATGAGCAGGCACCCGATGATGAGCGAAAAACTCAAATATGAAATTGCCAAGGAGCTTGGCGTCGATCAGGTTGTCCGGCAAGAGGGCGGCTGGGGCTCGGTTTCCAGCCGTGACTGCGGCAACATGGTTCGAAAAGCCATCGAAATAGCGGAACGGCAAGTTTCAAAATAATTCCGCGGTTCAGATGCCGCGGGGAGGTCATCAGACAGGTAAAACCTGAACATCCCGGGATCTGAAAAGCCGCATGCCCAAATGGGCATGCGGCCCTGTTTTTCCATAAAAGGTTCCGGCTCCGCGCCGGATGACGCGAAACCGGAAGACAAGCGCCCGCCCCTCGGGTTCAGCCTTGGTATACACGCACAAGTTTGATGGAGAAGAAATCGCACACCAGCAGATTGCTTGTGCCGAATTCCCGAAGGGTGATGTAATTCGCCCCCACGTTCATCAGCGTGCCGGTACGGTCGGAAAGAGTACCGGTGCCGAACAGGAACTCCACCGTCACGCTCCGGCCGATAAAACTGCGCAGATACCCATTGAGAAACTGGGTGCTGTCCAGCACCGCCATGCCGCCCTGGCTGATACCGGCATTGTAGCCTGTGGTGACGCCCGTGGCCGCCGTTCCGGTCTGATAGGCAGCCGAGCTCGAGCCGCCTGTGTTGGCCATGCCGGCCGGTGTTTCGCAGGCGCAGTGCTGCTGTCCCGTGCCCGTTCCCAAATAATCGTTCATTGCAAAACGCTCCTTCTCGTTGTTGTGGACACTTTCCGCCATTGCCTATGTTTGGGCATACAGCGCAGTGGGCGAATAGAAACAATGGTCGCCGATATGTACATATAATTCGCCGGTGCCGTTGTATGGAAACTTGGCCGGGCAATCGGGCCTGAACGGATTGAAATACCACAGGCAGTCGCCCACGGCGCCCAGCGTGCCGCCGCCGATGGCCCAGTCGGCGATGTCGTAATGCACCTGCGTGGGACGCATGTTATACACGTTCTGCGGATTGTACTGGCCGCCCACCGTCTCTTCAAAGCAAGTGAACTGTCCGGGCTGCGACAGCACATTGCGCAGGCTCCCCTGGTTGACCCGCATGTATTCGCCGTAAGACACGTTCACCCGGTTCATAATGACGCTTGCCACAGCGCGCATCCCGTTGTCGCCTTCACCGCCCGCCTCACACTGGATCATCCGCGCGAACAATTCCCTTGTTGTCAGCGGCATGGCAACCCCTCCTTTTCATAAAGTGCGGTCCACAGGCAGTATATGAACCGGCCTGCATCTTTGTGCCGTATACGCATTGCTATTTAAGGACAATCATGCCATAATAGAAAGGCTCCTTACCGGAGATCATCTTTTTCCACAATTTCCATAAATATTAGGAGGGATTTTATGGGCAATATCAACTCCGGCGATATTGCGTGGATGCTTACATCATCCGCTCTGGTTCTGTTGATGACCCCCGGGCTGGCACTGTTTTACGGTGGCATGGTCAAGCGCAAAAACGTGCTCAACACCATGGCGTCATCCGCTTTTTGCATGGGGCTGGCGTCCATTCTGTGGGTGCTCATCGGTTTTTCGCTGTCGTTCAGCGGCGACATTGCGGGCATCATCGGCAACCTGCACTGGTTTGGCATGCAGGGCTTGGAAAGCGGCGCGGCGATGACCGCTTATGCGCCCACCACGGTCTGCTTCGCCATCTTTCAGATGATGTTCGCCATCATCACGCCTGCCCTCATCACCGGCGCGGTGGTGGAGCGGATGCGCTTTTCGGCGCTGTTCATCTTCATCGCGGTCTGGTCGGTCATTGTGTACTACCCGCTGGCGCACATGGTGTGGGGCGGAGGGTTTCTGTTTAAACTCGGCGCCATCGACTTCGCGGGCGGCGATGTGGTGCATATCAGCTCCGGCGTGAGCGCGCTCACCGCCGCGCTTGTGCTGGGCAAACGCAAGAACCTGGGCCGGGCGGCCTACCATCCGCACAACATCCCCTTTGTGTTCCTGGGCGCCATGCTGCTGTGGTTCGGCTGGTTCGGGTTCAACGCAGGCAGCGCGGGGGCTTCCAATACGCTGGCCGTCCACGCGTTCATCACCACCAACACCGCCTGCGCGGCCGCCCTGCTCTCGTGGATGTTTATTGAAAAAATCCGGAACAAGAAACCCACGCTGCTTGGCATGTCCACCGGCGCGGTCATAGGCCTGGTGTCCATCACGCCGGGCGCAGGTTTCGTGCCCATCTGGGCTTCCATTATCATCGGCGCGGCGGTCAGCCCCATCTGCTATTTCTTCGTCACCTATGTCAAGCCGAAATTCGGGTATGACGATTCGCTCGACGCCTTTGGCTGCCACGGCATCGGCGGCATCTGGGGCGGCATCGCCACCGGCCTGTTTGCCCTCAAGGGCTTCAACCCCGATCCCAAGCTGGACGCGGTGCGCTGGAACGGCCTGTTCTTCGGGCAGAGCGAACTGTTTGTGCGGCAGATGGCGGCCATCGGCATCACCATCGTCGTGGCGGTGGTGGGCACGCTCATTGCCCTCGGCGTCGCCAAACTGGCCGTCCGGAAGCTCCGGGTCTCCCCGCGTGACGAGGACGTGGGCCTGGACCAGTCGGAACACGGCGAAGCGGCCTACCCTTCCTTCAACGGCATGGACTGAGAATCAGCGGGAGGAAACGCCATGAAAAAAATCGAAGCCTTTATCCGGCCCGAAAAGCTGGAGGACATCAAGGTTATCCTGAAAAAGCTCGACCTCAACGGTATGAGCCTGTCGCAGGTAATGGGCTGCGGCAACCAGAAAGGGTGGAAAGAATTCATCCGCGGCGCGGAGGTGGATGTGAATTTCTTGCCTAAGATCAAGATCGAGGTCGTGGTACCGGACGAGCAGGTGGACACCGTAATCGACCATATCACCGAGACCGCCCGCACCGGCGAGGCCGGCGACGGCAAGATTTTTGTGTTCGATATCGCGGAGGCCGTGCGCATCCGCACCGGCGAACGCGGAAACGACGCCATCTGCCATACCAAATAGCACGTTTTATCTACCGCAGACAGGGCCGCCCCCAAAAAGGTGCGGCCCTGTCTTTTATGCCGGCTGCAGTCCGTTCAAAGCGTCTCCAGCCGGCTGGCGTACAGTCTGGCATACGCCCCGTTCTGCGCAAGCAGGCTTTCGTGGGTACCGGTCTCCACGATGTCGCCGTCCTCCATCACCAGAATGAGATCCGCGCCCTGCACGGTGGAAAGCCGGTGCGCAATGACAAAGCTGGTGCGCCCCGCGGTCAGCTCCTCCATAGCGCGCTGCACACGCAGCTCGGTGCGGGTGTCGATGGAGCTGGTCGCTTCGTCCAGGATGAACATCGGCGGGTCGGCCAGCATCACCCGCGCGATGGTGAGCAGTTGCTTCTGCCCCTGCGAAAGATCCTCGCCCATATCGGAGATATGGGTCCGGTAGCCGCCCGGCAGGCGGCCGATGAAGTCGTGCGCGCCCGCCTGCTTTGCCGCCGCAACAACCTCTTCATCCGTTGCGTCCGGCTTGGCATAGGCGATATTCTCACGGATGGTTCCGGAAAACAGCCAGGTGTCCTGCAGCACCATGCCGAAGCAGCGGCGCAGGTCGGCCCGCCTGAATGTGCGGATGTCGGCGCCTCCCAGCCGGATGGCGCCCCCATCCACGTCATAGAACCGCATGAGCAGGTTGACCAGCGTGGTTTTGCCCGCGCCGGTGCGCCCCACGATGGCGACGTTCTTTCCATACGGGATGGTCAGATCGAGATCCCGGATAAGCGGGCGCACAGGGTCGTAAGCAAAGCGCACATGGGCAAAAGCGATGTCGCCTTTTGCGTCGGGCGCGGGTGCGTCAACAGCGTCGGGCATTTCGTCCCGCAGGTCCAGCACGCGGAAAATGCGGCGCGCGCCCGCGGCGGCCGTCTGAATATAGGTCATAATGTTGGTAATATCGGAAAACGGCTTGGCAAACATGGTGGAAAAAATAAGAAAACTGGAGATGCCGCCAATGCTCAGATGCCCGCCGATGGCCAGCAAGCTGGCCGCCACCCCCACGACCGTGTAGGCGATGTTGTTGACCACCCGGGTGCCGGGGTTGCTCAGCGAAGAATAGAACTGCGCCTTCACGCCCACGCCGTAAAGTGTCCGGTTCATCTCCGAAAAGTGCTGGAACGACGGCTCCGCCAACCGGAATGCCTTCATTTCACGCCGCCCCTCAAAAATCTCCTCGGCAAAGCCGTTCATGCGGCCCACGATCTCGGCCTGATCGCGAAAATAGTTCTGCGCATTGCGGCCGATAAACCGCGCCAGCCAGACGGAAAGCGGCGCGAACAGCACCACCACCATGGTCATGGCCGGGCTGAGCGCCAGCATGAAAAACACCGCGCCCACGGTAGTGACCACGCCGCTCAGCGCCAGCGCCAGGCCCTGCAGCAGACCGTCGGAAACGGCGTCCACATCGTTGACAAAGCGGCTGACGGTGTCGCCGTGAGCGGTACGGTCAAAGAACGAGAGCGGCAGCGCAGAGAGTTTGCGGAACAGCCGCCTGCGAAAATCCCGCGCCGTGAGGTAAGAGATGCGGTTGGTTACCCTGCCGAGCAGCCACTGGAACAGCGCCGACACGCCATAGATCAGAACCAGCAGTGCGACATAGCCAAGCAGCCGGGTGAATGAGCGGTCACCGCGGAACATGCTGTCGATACCCACACCGATGATGGCCGGCGCCGCAAGCATGCCCAGCGCACTGATGACGGCAAACACGGCGGCCAGTATCCACATGCCTTTGCCGCCGCCCAATGTGCCGAGCGTTCGCAGCAGGATGTGTTCGTTCCCTGTTTTCTTTTTGTTCATCACATCCGCTCTCCTCAAGCCTGGGTAGCCAGGATGTCCCGGTAGGCGGGGCATCCCGTTTGCAGCGTTTCGTGCGTGCCAAATCCCGCCACGCGGCCGTTGTCCAGCACCAGAATCACGTCGGCGTCCCGGATGGCGGCGGCGCGCTGTGACACGAGGATGGTGGTGCGGCCCGCCCGCGCCCGGCGCAGGGCACCGCGCATATGCGCGTCGGTGCCGTAGTCGAGCGCGCTGGACGCGTCATCGAGAATGAGGATGTCCGCGTCGGCCAGCACGGCGCGCGCCACCCCGATGCGCTGGCGCTGCCCGCCCGAAAGGTTGGCACCGCCGCGTTCCACCCGCGATGCATATTCCTGCGGCATCTTTTCGATAAATTCCACCGCCTGCGCGATTTCGGCGGCTGCTTTCACCTGGGTATCGGTCGCGCCCCGCCTGGCCATCCGGATGTTTTCCGCAATGGTGCCGGTGAGCAGCACCGTCCTTTGCGGCGCGATGCAGACCAGATTGCGCAGCGCATCGTCTGGCAGTTTTTGGATGGGCACGCCGCCCAGGCGGATCTCCCCGCCCGTCGTGTCATAAAACCGCGCGATCAGGCTCACCAGCGTACTCTTGCCCGACCCGGTGCCCCCGATGATGCCCACCGTCTGCCCACACAGTACGCGCAGATTGATGTCCTCCAGCGCCTTGCCCCCGCCGTAACTGAAATCCACATGTACAAGCTCCACGGCGGGCGCGTCCGCATCCGGTTCCGGCACGGGGCCTTCCGCCTGTTCCATATCGGGCTGCACGGCAAACAGCTCCGCCACCCGGCGGCCCGAAGCCGCGCAGCGCGTGAACAGGATGATGAGGTTGGAAAGCGCCACCATGGCAATAAGAATATAGGTGATGTAATTGACAAACGCGATGATTTCCCCCTTCATCAGCGTACCCTGCCCGATCATCCGGCCGCCGAACCACAGCACGAACAAAATGGCGGCGTCCACCACCAGCGTAGTGAGCGGATTGAGCAGCGCGGAGATGCGTCCCAGCCGCAGCGCGGTGGCCGTCAGGCTGTCGTTGGAATCCGCGAAGCGGCGCTTCTCCTGCGGCACCTTGGCAAACGCCCGGATGACCCGCACACCGGCGAGGTTCTCCCGCACCACCACGGCCAGATGGTCCAGCCCTTTCTGATACGCGCGGTAGAGCGGCGTGGAATATTTGGTGAACAGATACAGAAGCAGCGCAAAGATCGGCGTGGCGCAGATCACAATGAGCGCAAGCTGCCGGTTGAGAATGAGCGCCATCACGATGGCGCCGATGCAGATGAACGGCGCGCGCACCAGCAGGCGGATGGCCATGGCCGCGCCGGTCTGGAGGGTGGTGACATCGTTGGTCAGGCGGTTAGTGAGCGTTTCCGTGCCAAACGCATCCATCTGCCGCATACTGAGCGACGAGATATGTTTGAACAAATCGTTTCGCAGCACCGTGCCGAACCCCTGCGACGCGCGCGCGGCGAAAAACTGGCAGGTGAAGGCGCTCGCGCAGCCCAGCACCGCCATGCCCGCCATCAGCAGGCCGATATGCCACACATAGGCGCGGTCGTGCCGGGCAACGCCGTTGTTGACCATCAGGGCCATCAGCGTGGGCAGCAGCAGTTCAAAAATGGCCTCCAGCAGCTTGAACAGCGGGCCGAGGATACATTCCCTGCGGTAGGGCCTAAGGTAGCGTGCAAGTTTCCACATGATACGGGCTCATCTCCATCATCTTGATTGGCTTCATCCAGAATACCACATTTCTTGACATACGAAAAATATGCTTTTAGAATGATACCCATATGAAAACGATATGGAGGTAAATGCAATGGATCTGCGGCAGCTGCGATATTTCCTTGCCATTGCGGAAGAAGGCGGCATTTCCCCCGCAGCCAGGCGGCTGCACATGGCGCAGCCGCCCCTCAGCCAGCAGCTCAGGCAGTTGGAGGAGGAACTGGGCGTGCGGCTGGCGGAGCGCGGCAACCGCGCCATCCGGCTGACGGACGCGGGCGAGATTTTGAAAAACCGCGCGGAACAGATTTTGGCGATGGCAGATTCGGCCCGGCGTGAGATACAGGATTACAAGGCCGGGCTGACGGGCACGCTGGTGCTGGGCGCGGTGTCGTCCTCCGGCCTGCCGGACGCGCACATCAACGCGTTTCACGAGCGGTATCCGGACGTGCTGTTCGAACTGCACGAGGGCAATACGTTCCAGATTCTGGACTATCTGAAAGGCGGGCGTATTGAGCTGGGCATCGTGCGCACACCGTTCAACAGCACCCATCTGGACTGCCGGTATGCCGAGCCGGAACCGATGATGGCCGCGTTCGCGGGGGAAGACCCGTTTCCCGGGCGGGAGCAGGTGTCGGTCGCCGATCTGCGCGGCCGGCGGCTCATTCTCTACCGGCGGTTCGAGCAGCTGGTGCGCGAGACGTGCGGCGAGGCAGGCTTTGCGCCGCTGGTCTGCTGCACCAGCGACGACGCGCGCACCGCCATCAACTGGGCACGGGCGGGATACGGCATCGGTATCGTGCCACACTCGGCCCTTGCGCGGGAAAGCGGCCTTTCCGGAAAGCCCATCGCGCACGGGCGTCTGCGCACGCAGATGGTGCTCATCCGCCTGAAAGGGCGCTATCTTTCCACCGCCGCCCGCCGTTTTTTCGAGCTGGCGGAACCCACGTTCAGACATCTGTAAAAAATGCGGGCCGAACCTGTTTCAGGCTGTGCGCCTATCGGTGCGTCTAATCCCGCCTGAACTTAAGGCCGCCCGTTCAGGCTGTATGCCTGTGATTTCGAATTGCGCTTCTTTGAGCTTGAAAGCGGGCCGTGTCCGCCCGCCGTTGCAATCGCATCTGGTTTGGGGTATAATGGCGGGAGATTGCAAGGGTGCAAACACATCCGGGCCGTGCGGCTTTTTAGCGCCGCGGCTTTTTCTTTTTGCGTGTAAACCGGGAATATCGACTGCCTTTTTTGTAAGGAGCAAAGCGGAATGGATAAGATTTTGTCGCTGCTGGAGAAAAACGCCCGCCTTTCCAACGAGCAGATCGCGGCCATGCTGGGCCTGCCTGTAAAGGAAGTGACCGCGACCATCGCGCGGTATGAGCAGGAAGGCATCATCAAGGGCTACCGGGCGCTGGTGGATTGGGACAAGGTGGACAAAGACCACATCACGGCGTTCATTGAGGTAAAAGTGAGCCCGCAGCGCGATTTCGGCTTTGAGCAGATGGCGGAGCGCGTGATGCAGTTCGAGGAAGTCGAAAGCGTCTACCTCATGTCCGGCGGGTTCGACCTGGCGGTCACGGTGCGGGGCCGCTCGTTCAAGGAC
Proteins encoded in this region:
- a CDS encoding ABC transporter ATP-binding protein codes for the protein MNKKKTGNEHILLRTLGTLGGGKGMWILAAVFAVISALGMLAAPAIIGVGIDSMFRGDRSFTRLLGYVALLVLIYGVSALFQWLLGRVTNRISYLTARDFRRRLFRKLSALPLSFFDRTAHGDTVSRFVNDVDAVSDGLLQGLALALSGVVTTVGAVFFMLALSPAMTMVVVLFAPLSVWLARFIGRNAQNYFRDQAEIVGRMNGFAEEIFEGRREMKAFRLAEPSFQHFSEMNRTLYGVGVKAQFYSSLSNPGTRVVNNIAYTVVGVAASLLAIGGHLSIGGISSFLIFSTMFAKPFSDITNIMTYIQTAAAGARRIFRVLDLRDEMPDAVDAPAPDAKGDIAFAHVRFAYDPVRPLIRDLDLTIPYGKNVAIVGRTGAGKTTLVNLLMRFYDVDGGAIRLGGADIRTFRRADLRRCFGMVLQDTWLFSGTIRENIAYAKPDATDEEVVAAAKQAGAHDFIGRLPGGYRTHISDMGEDLSQGQKQLLTIARVMLADPPMFILDEATSSIDTRTELRVQRAMEELTAGRTSFVIAHRLSTVQGADLILVMEDGDIVETGTHESLLAQNGAYARLYASRLETL
- a CDS encoding ABC transporter ATP-binding protein, which produces MWKLARYLRPYRRECILGPLFKLLEAIFELLLPTLMALMVNNGVARHDRAYVWHIGLLMAGMAVLGCASAFTCQFFAARASQGFGTVLRNDLFKHISSLSMRQMDAFGTETLTNRLTNDVTTLQTGAAMAIRLLVRAPFICIGAIVMALILNRQLALIVICATPIFALLLYLFTKYSTPLYRAYQKGLDHLAVVVRENLAGVRVIRAFAKVPQEKRRFADSNDSLTATALRLGRISALLNPLTTLVVDAAILFVLWFGGRMIGQGTLMKGEIIAFVNYITYILIAMVALSNLIILFTRCAASGRRVAELFAVQPDMEQAEGPVPEPDADAPAVELVHVDFSYGGGKALEDINLRVLCGQTVGIIGGTGSGKSTLVSLIARFYDTTGGEIRLGGVPIQKLPDDALRNLVCIAPQRTVLLTGTIAENIRMARRGATDTQVKAAAEIAQAVEFIEKMPQEYASRVERGGANLSGGQRQRIGVARAVLADADILILDDASSALDYGTDAHMRGALRRARAGRTTILVSQRAAAIRDADVILVLDNGRVAGFGTHETLQTGCPAYRDILATQA
- a CDS encoding alpha/beta-type small acid-soluble spore protein; the encoded protein is MSRHPMMSEKLKYEIAKELGVDQVVRQEGGWGSVSSRDCGNMVRKAIEIAERQVSK
- a CDS encoding Lrp/AsnC family transcriptional regulator, yielding MDKILSLLEKNARLSNEQIAAMLGLPVKEVTATIARYEQEGIIKGYRALVDWDKVDKDHITAFIEVKVSPQRDFGFEQMAERVMQFEEVESVYLMSGGFDLAVTVRGRSFKDVALFVAERLAPLDNVLSCATHFMLRKYKDNGVPFGAEEPDERGKISLC
- a CDS encoding ammonium transporter, coding for MGNINSGDIAWMLTSSALVLLMTPGLALFYGGMVKRKNVLNTMASSAFCMGLASILWVLIGFSLSFSGDIAGIIGNLHWFGMQGLESGAAMTAYAPTTVCFAIFQMMFAIITPALITGAVVERMRFSALFIFIAVWSVIVYYPLAHMVWGGGFLFKLGAIDFAGGDVVHISSGVSALTAALVLGKRKNLGRAAYHPHNIPFVFLGAMLLWFGWFGFNAGSAGASNTLAVHAFITTNTACAAALLSWMFIEKIRNKKPTLLGMSTGAVIGLVSITPGAGFVPIWASIIIGAAVSPICYFFVTYVKPKFGYDDSLDAFGCHGIGGIWGGIATGLFALKGFNPDPKLDAVRWNGLFFGQSELFVRQMAAIGITIVVAVVGTLIALGVAKLAVRKLRVSPRDEDVGLDQSEHGEAAYPSFNGMD
- the prfB gene encoding peptide chain release factor 2, encoding MLQFEELRLRLENMRPEIDDLGRALGLDAARAEVRELEEKAAQQDFWNDIENSQSVLQKTRQLKDKIASYEALRRKTDDTLALIELADEEEDLSVLAEAAEAVDSVRAQIDTMRLATLLTGEYDAKNAILTFHAGAGGTEAQDWAEMLYRMYTRWAERHGFNVQVLDYLDGEEAGLKSASVLIEGLNAYGYLKSEIGVHRLVRVSPFDSSGRRHTSFASVEVMPEIDDSIEVDIRPEDIKMDVFRSSGAGGQHINKTSSAVRLTHLPTGIVVSCQNERSQHQNREMAMRMLKSKLVEIKEREHYDKIEDIKGVQKEIAWGSQIRSYVFMPYTLVKDHRTSFESGNIGAVMDGDLDGFINAYLKAVSLGQVESNK
- a CDS encoding P-II family nitrogen regulator, whose translation is MKKIEAFIRPEKLEDIKVILKKLDLNGMSLSQVMGCGNQKGWKEFIRGAEVDVNFLPKIKIEVVVPDEQVDTVIDHITETARTGEAGDGKIFVFDIAEAVRIRTGERGNDAICHTK
- a CDS encoding LysR family transcriptional regulator translates to MDLRQLRYFLAIAEEGGISPAARRLHMAQPPLSQQLRQLEEELGVRLAERGNRAIRLTDAGEILKNRAEQILAMADSARREIQDYKAGLTGTLVLGAVSSSGLPDAHINAFHERYPDVLFELHEGNTFQILDYLKGGRIELGIVRTPFNSTHLDCRYAEPEPMMAAFAGEDPFPGREQVSVADLRGRRLILYRRFEQLVRETCGEAGFAPLVCCTSDDARTAINWARAGYGIGIVPHSALARESGLSGKPIAHGRLRTQMVLIRLKGRYLSTAARRFFELAEPTFRHL
- a CDS encoding cell wall hydrolase, which translates into the protein MPLTTRELFARMIQCEAGGEGDNGMRAVASVIMNRVNVSYGEYMRVNQGSLRNVLSQPGQFTCFEETVGGQYNPQNVYNMRPTQVHYDIADWAIGGGTLGAVGDCLWYFNPFRPDCPAKFPYNGTGELYVHIGDHCFYSPTALYAQT